A part of Salvelinus alpinus chromosome 5, SLU_Salpinus.1, whole genome shotgun sequence genomic DNA contains:
- the gtf2a2 gene encoding transcription initiation factor IIA subunit 2 encodes MAYQLYRNTTLGNSLQESLDELIQTQQITPQLALQVLLQFDKAINTALANRVRNRVNFKGSLNTYRFCDNVWTFVLNDVEFREVTDLVKVDKVKIVACDGKNTGNAAD; translated from the exons ATGGCATACCAGCTCTACAGAAATACGACGCTAGGAAACAGTCTGCAAGAGAGCCTTGACGAGCTAATTCAG ACCCAACAGATCACTCCGCAGTTAGCGCTTCAGGTTCTCCTCCAGTTTGACAAAGCCATCAATACCGCGCTGGCCAACCGGGTTCGCAACAGGGTCAACTTTAAG GGGTCACTAAACACCTATAGATTCTGTGACAACGTGTGGACCTTCGTTCTGAATGATGTGGAGTTCAGGGAGGTGACAGATCTGGTCAAGGTGGATAAAGTCAAGATAGTCGCCTGCGATGGGAAAA ACACTGGTAATGCTGCAGACTGA